In a single window of the Acyrthosiphon pisum isolate AL4f chromosome X, pea_aphid_22Mar2018_4r6ur, whole genome shotgun sequence genome:
- the LOC100574705 gene encoding uncharacterized protein LOC100574705, producing the protein MAFNNSATVSVEGNATGATNRHTCKMRNKRMWKSLRAHILSRREKSKQDEADAELLRKQKFAEDQKMQENKLSLAQINGRLSELRDKRDELEEEKRELLNQNQTIINTVIAVPEPKCANYDRELVTKIKFKSSIVPDIAFLRHQRQQHQQKFLDLLTTTPRKKIPSPMTLEELSPISESVVIPTDVKERSEQNFWIIHQPN; encoded by the exons ATGGCGTTCAACAACTCCGCTACAGTGTCCGTCGAAGGAAACGCGACCGGCGCCACGAACAGACACACATGCAAAATGCGAAATAAAAGAATGTGGAAATCTTTGCGTGCGCACATCTTGTCGCGTCGAGAAAAGAGCAAACAAG ATGAAGCTGATGCTGAACTTTtgagaaaacaaaaatttgcaGAAGATCAAAAAAtgcaagaaaataaattatctttagcACAAATTAATGGCCGTTTGTCAGAACTACGAGATAAGCGTGATGAACTTGAAGAAGAAAAACGTGAATTGCTGAATCAGAaccaaactattataaatacagttatAGCAGTGCCTGAGCCTAAGTG tgCAAACTATGATCGTGAATTAGtgacaaaaatcaaatttaaaagtagtATAGTCCCAGATATTGCTTTTCTCCGTCATCAACGACAACAACACCAACAAAAATTTTTAGACCTGCTGACAACTACACCTCGTAAGAAAATTCCATCTCCTATGACACTTGAAGAGTTAAGTCCAATATCGGAATCTGTAGTAATACCTACAGATGTCAAAGAGAGAAGCGAACAAAATTTTTGGATTATACATcaaccaaattaa
- the LOC103307625 gene encoding uncharacterized protein LOC103307625, producing MNEDEKLPNFSRSSLRRILKHLNYEYLKKNRNSALIERNDIVCWRRKYLESLKHYRLSGRPIYYLGETWVDAGEATTKSWVDTVINSPGDPLVRKRTTGQKEPSCKGKRLIALHIGSADGFVPGGLLSIESKKNTLDYHDELNGDTFYDWFIKILPSLKENAIIVIDNTSYNSVKKYPFPTMAWNKQKIIDWLENKGEIIQPSLIKPQLLEIANELKPLHDKYVIDEVARDHNKIVLRLPPYHSELNPIEIAWSWVKHHVLMNNTTFKLEDVLNLLKDAVEHVTSEMWTNFVDHVMKEEDKFWKIDHLSDEIFDAEIGEHTGDISSDSDDENF from the coding sequence ATGAACGAAGATGAGAAATTGCCAAATTTTTCAAGGTCGTCCTTACGCAGAATTTTAAAACAccttaattatgaatatttaaaaaaaaatcggaataGTGCACTTATTGAACGAAATGATATCGTGTGTTGGCGTCGGAAATATTTGGaatcattaaaacattataGGCTGAGTGGTAGACCAATATACTACCTTGGCGAAACCTGGGTCGATGCAGGTGAAGCTACCACAAAGTCATGGGTCGACACAGTAATAAATTCGCCCGGGGATCCATTGGTTCGAAAACGCACTACTGGACAAAAGGAACCATCATGTAAGGGCAAACGATTAATTGCATTACACATCGGGTCAGCTGACGGGTTTGTTCCTGGTGGTCTTTTATCTATTGAGTCAAAGAAAAACACGTTAGACTATCATGATGAGTTGAATGGGGACACGTTTTACGACTGGTTCATCAAAATCCTACCATCTCTAAAAGAAAACGCAATAATAGTGATAGATAATACCTCATACaattctgtaaaaaaatatccatttcCAACCATGGCTtggaataaacaaaaaattatagattgGTTAGAAAATAAAGGTGAAATAATTCAGCCATCATTGATTAAACCTCAGCTTTTAGAAATAGCCAACGAGCTTAAACCGCTGCACGACAAGTATGTGATAGATGAAGTAGCAAGAGATCATAATAAAATAGTCTTACGGTTGCCTCCCTACCACTCTGAGCTGAACCCTATTGAGATCGCTTGGTCCTGGGTAAAACATCATGTACTTATGAATAATACGACATTTAAATTAGAGGatgtacttaatttattaaaagatgCCGTGGAACACGTAACGAGCGAAATGTGGACGAATTTTGTTGACCACGTAATGAAAGAAGAGGACAAATTCTGGAAAATTGATCATCTGTCTGACGAGATTTTTGATGCGGAAATAGGAGAGCATACAGGCGACATTTCTTCAGATTCTGATGacgaaaacttttaa
- the LOC100162028 gene encoding uncharacterized protein LOC100162028: MMDRDISPVKRNPPGKFVGVRQKLIIINFYKNLMFEQQNIEESKKMKYKDIIKTISKTSGVGQRTVGSTLAEYKTKGTISSPNKKKEEDSDRKIRRFWPKRH; this comes from the exons ATGATGGACCGCGATATTTCACCTGTCAAACGGAATCCTCCtggaaaa tttgttggTGTTCGACAAAAgctaataattatcaatttctataaaaatttaatgtttgagCAGCAGAACATAGAAGAGagtaaaaaaatgaagtataaGGACATCATCAAAACAATCTCAAAAACGAGTGGTGTTGGTCAAAGAACAGTGGGAAGTACACTGGCAGAATACAAAACTAAAGGTACGATTTCATcgccaaataaaaaaaaagaggaaGACAGCGATAGAAAAATCAGAAGATTTTGGCCAAAACGTCATTAG
- the LOC100162870 gene encoding transcriptional regulator DEF1 → MESTAVNVKEEDTVAKVAVATIAASDAANSIAVTDEIVPPIKLDKEIIMTTDNVEHVVVSEQADVSNETAITVNATSNKEDQLNIAMASTTISTNEVDEIKHNLGDTVLDKQQKPATATVEKDIVINETSDINLDISLKTKSESDEIYNSTMGSVFEDAVEYIINDEEDNVQEQPQDVIQEENVPDDESGSQQEVEGGDGEEDYDEETKDPAAPAEPVVPVPVDDDTNDPQYIPRRGRFYEHDDRMAYSTTSSEGSESDNGYEEDSGDDDGVSDRRRVRRRHTSIKKQKSVTPVDTAENTALAVVDGSLSTKKVLAISKVAATTKDSETAVTADGLAKKLSVGSRKSRDLDALDRWTHDLYDENEQTRKSRDELLASYGYDIREESEAPRARRHHKYGRAATTKYTRSWQDTKAYIGAAGGQQSMKVKRGGMARRNVGGLNKNINKSTTDEYTSEFPALDDTKKSVPNTSTLPSTESSAVVEVSDQNHEQQLKSLSVQNEDKKSVAAVVETSQARHHTSSSRATPKYNTTSPTNRNNRQDQNGGPSSSSTNNKNYYNRSSTESPISKEKGAQVNRDSPSSAANSNFFNRRPQQNSSGHTQHHNYKQQHYNSSQHNQQHQNSSPSGPRSRNFHQHQTSQQYNRDRYFSKGATPSSSSSSNQHNYDQQHHSGVPTTAGTGRTQHGGGHYQHYNNRQYENENQPIDPPVPPTPVVRSSKRYSVQSRRELPDPVLNFGGLSKTPQPQPPAPQQQNGLVMQDQQMQPTPQQLQQQQPIQIHQQPPPLLPQYHQPLQQIHHGMVLDHNTGMMVMAAADPTMYHHQMYATPQYATGVAPGPAAGSADDQNAAAAAAAAALQMLAAQAAVYQPVPTGATGVTSPPSGTQSLQQPETFMTTYYQPQQQPQQQPPPRRVNLAIPIVAPPPEPNQQQGNLKTNLSTTPPPTTASAN, encoded by the exons ATGGAGAGTACTGCCGTCAACGTGAAAGAAGAAGACACTGTCGCAAAAGTTGCTGTTGCCACCATTGCCGCTAGCGATGCGGCGAATTCCATAGCAGTGACTGATGAAATTGTTCCACCCATTAAGTTAGACAAGGAAATCATTATGACCACTGATAATGTTGAACATGTGGTGGTCAGTGAACAAGCGGATGTGTCAAATGAAACTGCAATTACCGTTAACGCCACTAGTAACAAAGAAGATCAATTAAATATAGCCATGGCATCTACAACAATATCGACTAATGAGGTAGATGAGATTAAACACAATCTAGGTGATACAGTTTTGGACAAGCAACAGAAACCTGCGACAGCTACGGTTGAAAAAGATATTGTAATCAATGAAACCTCTGATATAAATCTAGATATctctttaaaaacaaaatcagagTCCGATGAAATATATAACTCAACAATGGGTAGTGTATTTGAAGATGcagttgaatatattatcaatgatgAAGAAGATAATGTTCAAGAACAGCCTCAAGATGTAATTCAAGAGGAAAATGTTCCAGATGATGAGAGTGGTTCGCAACAAGAAGTAGAGGGAGGTGATGGTGAAGAAGACTATGATGAAGAAACCAAAGAT CCTGCAGCACCTGCAGAACCCGTAGTACCTGTACCTGTCGACGATGATACTAATGATCCACAATACATACCTAGGCGTGGACGGTTCTACGAGCATGATGACCGCATGGCATATAGTACAACAAGCTCTGAAGGATCAGAATCAGATAATGGATATGAAGAAGATTCAGGAGATGACGATGGAGTTTCTGA tcgtCGCCGCGTTAGAAGAAGACATACcagtattaaaaaacaaaagtcaGTAACCCCAGTAGATACTGCTGAAAACACTGCTTTAGCAGTTGTGGATGGATCACTGTCTACTAAAAAAGTCTTGGCCATATCTAAGGTTGCTGCTACAACAAAAGACTCTGAAACTGCTGTAACTGCTGATGGATTGGCAAAAAAACTCAGTGTAGGCTCTAGAAAATCTCGTGATTTAGATGCTCTTGATAGGTGGACACATGATTTGTATGATGAAAACGAGCAGACACGCAAAAGTCGTGATGAGTTACTGGCCTCTTATGGATATGACATACGTGAGGAATCTGAGGCACCTCGAGCTCGACGCCACCATAAATATGG GCGAGCTGCCACTACCAAATATACTCGTAGTTGGCAGGATACAAAAGCTTACATTGGTGCTGCTGGAGGCCAACAGTCTATGAAAGTTAAGCGTGGAGGTATGGCTCGACGCAATGTTGGTGGTCTAAATAAGAACATAAACAAATCTACAACTGATGAGTACACCTCTGAATTCCCTGCTTTGGATGATACAAAAAAATCAGTGCCTAATACTTCAACTCTTCCTTCAACTGAGTCTTCTGCAGTTGTAGAAGTCTCAGACCAGAATCATGAACAACAACTGAAATCTCTTTCTGTTCAAAATGAAGATAAAAAATCTGTTGCTGCAGTTGTGGAAACTAGCCAGGCTCGGCATCACACCTCGTCATCGCGAGCAActccaaaatataatacaacttcCCCTACAAATCGAAACAATCGCCAGGACCAAAATGGCGGACCTTCATCGTCatcaactaataataaaaactattacaatCGGTCTTCAACTGAGTCTCCAATTAGCAAAGAAAAAGGTGCTCAAGTAAATCGAGACTCTCCTTCCTCAGCAGCTAACTCAAACTTCTTTAACCGAAGACCACAACAAAACAGTAGTGGCCATACTCAACATCATAATTATAAACAGCAACACTACAACAGCAGTCAACATAACCAGCAACACCAAAATTCTTCACCTTCAGGACCTCGTAGCCGTAACTTCCATCAACACCAGACTTCGCAACAATATAATCGTGATAGATATTTTTCTAAGGGAGCAACACCTTCATCTTCATCCAGTTCAAATCAACACAATTACGATCAGCAGCATCATTCTGGAGTGCCTACTACTGCTGGCACAGGACGTACACAACATGGTGGCGGACATTATCAACACTACAATAATCGCCAAT ATGAAAACGAAAATCAACCAATTGATCCACCTGTACCACCAACACCAGTTGTGCGTAGCTCAAAACGGTACTCAGTTCAAAGTCGCAGGGAGCTTCCTGACCCAGTACTAAATTTTGGTGGTTTATCTAAGACACCTCAGCCACAGCCTCCAGCTCCTCAGCAACAAAATGGGTTAGTTATGCAAGATCAACAAATGCAACCCACGCCTCAGCAACTACAACAGCAACAACCAATCCAAATTCATCAACAACCACCGCCATTGTTACCACAGTACCATCAACCCTTACAACAAATACATCACGGCATGGTACTTGATCACAACACTGGTATGATGGTTATGGCTGCTGCTGATCCAACCATGTACCATCATCAAATGTATGCTACGCCCCAGTATGCTACTGGAGTTGCACCGGGTCCAGCAGCTGGAAGTGCTGATGATCAGAATGCAGCAGCAGCTGCTGCTGCAGCTGCTCTTCAGATGCTTGCAGCTCAGGCAGCTGTTTACCAACCAGTACCAACAGGTGCTACAGGTGTAACATCACCACCATCTGGAACACAATCCTTGCAACAACCA gaAACCTTCATGACTACTTACTATCAACCACAGCAACAGCCACAACAACAACCTCCTCCAAGACGTGTTAATTTGGCTATACCCATAGTGGCACCGCCTCCAGAACCTAATCAACAGCAAGGGAATTTGAAAACTAACTTATCCACTACACCACCTCCTACTACAGCTTCAGCCAATTGA